A window of the Microbulbifer aggregans genome harbors these coding sequences:
- a CDS encoding anhydro-N-acetylmuramic acid kinase: MSELYIGLMSGTSVDSIDAVLVEFEGTSPLRTRILEAVGHPISPSMREAILALCAPGPSELDRAGQLDRQLGEAFADAVTTLLERTSIGPREVKAIGSHGQTVRHRPPGSVAVPFSMQLGDPNTIATLTGITTVADFRRRDMVLGGQGAPLMPAFHHAAFATGTDRAVVNIGGMANITELAAGGSIRGYDTGPGNALLDYWVELHQGQPFDRDGAWAASGRVHPELLERLMADPYFAAAPPKSTGRETFNPSWLERASVGLQLSPADVQATLSEVTAASVADAVSAFANGGELLICGGGARNLDLLERLQRRLPTWSIADTGKYGIDADWLEAVGFAWLAHQTLHGLPGNCPGVTGASRDTVLGGIYPA, encoded by the coding sequence ATGTCTGAGCTCTATATCGGCCTGATGTCCGGCACCAGCGTCGATTCCATCGATGCCGTGCTGGTCGAATTCGAAGGCACTTCCCCACTCAGAACCCGAATACTGGAAGCCGTGGGTCACCCCATCAGCCCCTCGATGCGTGAAGCCATTCTGGCACTCTGCGCACCGGGCCCTTCGGAGCTGGATCGCGCCGGTCAGCTGGATCGCCAACTGGGCGAAGCCTTCGCCGACGCGGTTACCACCTTACTCGAGCGAACCTCGATCGGCCCCCGGGAAGTGAAAGCCATCGGCAGCCACGGCCAGACTGTGCGCCATCGTCCGCCGGGAAGCGTTGCCGTGCCCTTTTCCATGCAGCTCGGCGACCCCAACACCATTGCCACCCTCACGGGCATCACCACCGTCGCGGACTTTCGGCGGCGGGATATGGTACTCGGGGGACAGGGCGCTCCGCTGATGCCCGCATTTCACCACGCAGCGTTTGCCACCGGCACAGACCGGGCAGTGGTCAATATCGGCGGCATGGCCAACATCACTGAACTCGCCGCCGGCGGCAGTATTCGCGGCTACGATACCGGGCCCGGCAATGCGCTCCTCGATTACTGGGTCGAGCTGCATCAGGGCCAGCCATTTGACCGCGACGGCGCCTGGGCCGCCAGCGGCCGGGTACACCCGGAACTCCTGGAGCGGCTGATGGCTGATCCCTACTTTGCCGCCGCACCCCCCAAGAGCACCGGCCGCGAGACTTTCAATCCCAGCTGGCTCGAACGCGCCAGCGTCGGGCTGCAGCTGTCACCAGCCGACGTCCAGGCCACCCTCTCAGAAGTCACGGCGGCCAGTGTCGCAGATGCGGTCAGCGCTTTCGCCAATGGCGGGGAGCTTTTGATTTGCGGTGGCGGCGCCAGGAACCTGGATTTACTGGAGCGCCTGCAACGGAGACTACCCACCTGGTCCATCGCCGATACGGGAAAATACGGTATCGATGCCGACTGGCTGGAGGCGGTGGGGTTTGCCTGGCTGGCCCACCAGACACTACATGGACTACCAGGCAACTGCCCGGGCGTTACCGGGGCGAGCCGCGATACGGTCCTTGGCGGCATCTATCCCGCTTGA
- a CDS encoding DUF6776 family protein encodes MARKVKGSKQYRMKVVPHRPFSGALSVVGVALLVLATSAAAYYAGQYHLRSNLDRKTLAHERALEELERLQQENETLRLRATTAEQSLAIGEQASDKVRTELVDKENRIAELKQEISFYRGLMAPADGSEGVSIGRFSISETGDARRYQYKLLVQQSATRHNLVTGQATFTVVGSQDGQPKRYPLSALSPQVDSEKIPLRFKYFQNIEGELQLPEGFEPEGVELSLQSSGRRGFNIEQRYGWLVQKS; translated from the coding sequence ATGGCGCGCAAAGTCAAAGGCAGTAAGCAGTACCGCATGAAAGTGGTGCCCCACCGCCCATTCTCCGGGGCTCTCTCGGTGGTGGGGGTGGCACTCCTCGTGCTCGCGACTTCCGCAGCAGCCTATTACGCCGGGCAGTACCACCTGCGCAGCAATCTTGATCGCAAGACCCTTGCGCACGAGCGCGCTCTGGAAGAGCTTGAGCGTTTGCAGCAGGAGAACGAGACGCTGAGGTTGCGCGCCACTACTGCGGAGCAGTCCCTCGCCATTGGCGAGCAGGCGAGCGACAAGGTGCGCACTGAGCTGGTGGACAAAGAGAACCGCATCGCGGAGCTCAAGCAGGAAATTTCCTTTTACCGGGGGCTGATGGCCCCGGCCGATGGCAGTGAAGGCGTCTCGATCGGCCGTTTCAGCATCTCGGAAACGGGCGATGCCCGCCGCTACCAGTACAAGTTGCTGGTGCAGCAGTCGGCGACACGGCACAACCTGGTGACTGGTCAGGCGACCTTCACCGTGGTGGGCAGTCAGGATGGACAGCCAAAACGCTATCCCCTGAGTGCACTCTCGCCCCAGGTGGACAGTGAGAAGATCCCTCTGCGCTTCAAATACTTTCAAAATATTGAAGGCGAGCTACAGTTGCCCGAGGGTTTCGAGCCCGAGGGTGTGGAGTTGTCGCTGCAGTCCAGCGGCCGCAGGGGTTTCAATATCGAGCAGCGTTACGGCTGGCTGGTTCAGAAGAGCTAG
- the argC gene encoding N-acetyl-gamma-glutamyl-phosphate reductase, which yields MIKVAIVGGTGYTGVELLRLLCGHPQVEIAAITSRTLAGTPVAELFPSLRGHSELVFSEPDVELLAKADLVFFATPHGVAQAQVPELIRRGVRVIDLSADFRLKDIPAWERWYGQLHAAPVLAAESVYGLPEVHRQEIAGAQLVACPGCYPTAIQLGWIPLLEADAIEPIGLIANAASGASGAGRQGKTELLFAENSDNFRAYAAGGHRHLPEIEQGLRNVQPQGSDPASLTFVPHLLPMVRGIHATLYARLKPGQTLESAQALFEERYRDEPFVDVMPPESHPQTRSVRGTNLCRISLHRPQDGDTLVVLSVIDNLAKGASAQALQNMNIMFGWDETLGLESPALLP from the coding sequence GTGATCAAAGTAGCAATTGTAGGGGGCACCGGCTACACGGGTGTGGAACTGTTGCGGCTGCTCTGTGGGCATCCGCAGGTTGAGATCGCTGCTATTACATCGCGAACCCTGGCCGGTACACCGGTGGCGGAATTGTTCCCGAGCCTGCGCGGTCACAGTGAACTCGTTTTCAGCGAGCCGGATGTAGAGCTTCTCGCCAAGGCGGATCTGGTGTTCTTTGCCACACCCCACGGAGTTGCCCAGGCGCAGGTGCCGGAGCTGATCCGCCGGGGTGTGCGTGTGATCGACCTGTCGGCGGACTTTCGCCTCAAAGATATTCCTGCGTGGGAGCGCTGGTACGGCCAGTTACACGCCGCGCCCGTGCTCGCGGCAGAATCCGTATACGGACTGCCCGAGGTACACCGGCAAGAAATCGCCGGCGCGCAGCTGGTTGCTTGCCCAGGTTGTTATCCGACGGCGATTCAGCTGGGCTGGATTCCACTGCTCGAGGCCGATGCCATCGAGCCCATCGGACTGATCGCCAATGCTGCCAGTGGTGCCAGCGGGGCGGGCCGCCAGGGCAAGACCGAGTTGTTGTTTGCAGAAAACAGTGACAACTTCCGCGCTTATGCAGCTGGAGGTCACCGCCACCTGCCTGAGATCGAGCAGGGCCTGCGCAATGTACAGCCGCAGGGTAGTGATCCCGCGAGTCTCACCTTTGTGCCGCACCTTCTACCGATGGTGCGCGGCATTCACGCCACGCTCTATGCGCGCCTGAAGCCGGGACAGACGCTGGAGTCTGCGCAGGCGCTGTTCGAGGAGCGCTACCGCGATGAGCCTTTCGTCGACGTGATGCCTCCGGAGAGTCACCCGCAGACCCGCAGTGTGCGCGGCACCAATCTGTGCCGCATTTCGCTGCACCGGCCGCAGGACGGCGATACATTGGTGGTCTTGTCGGTTATCGACAATTTGGCCAAGGGCGCCTCAGCCCAGGCCTTGCAGAATATGAACATCATGTTTGGCTGGGATGAGACCCTGGGGCTGGAGAGCCCGGCCCTGCTGCCTTAG
- the erpA gene encoding iron-sulfur cluster insertion protein ErpA, with product MSEAVSFSPEPIVVTERAVAKVKNLLEDEGNPELKLRVFVTGGGCSGFQYGFTFDELVAEDDAIVEKDGIEVLVDAMSYPYLVGASVDYEEGLSGSRFVVQNPNASSTCGCGSSFSI from the coding sequence ATGTCAGAAGCTGTATCCTTTTCTCCTGAACCGATCGTGGTGACCGAGCGCGCCGTGGCCAAGGTCAAGAACCTGCTGGAGGATGAGGGCAATCCGGAACTGAAGTTGCGAGTGTTCGTCACTGGCGGAGGCTGCTCCGGTTTTCAGTACGGTTTTACCTTCGATGAGCTGGTGGCAGAGGATGATGCAATCGTCGAGAAAGACGGAATTGAGGTGCTTGTCGACGCCATGAGCTATCCCTACCTGGTTGGCGCCAGTGTGGATTACGAGGAGGGCCTGAGCGGCTCCCGCTTTGTGGTACAAAACCCCAACGCCTCCTCTACCTGCGGCTGCGGGTCTTCCTTCTCGATCTGA
- a CDS encoding bactofilin family protein: MASSGSNHTTLIARQTEVTGDLHFRGNLVIEGKVKGNVSAHSDSDARLQIVDGGEVEGEIRVPHVVINGTVKGDVYAARHLELSSKAMVEGNVHYKLIEMVKGAQVNGSLVSNIDIDATSETRLLEHAEEAVAEVD; the protein is encoded by the coding sequence ATGGCGAGCTCCGGAAGCAACCACACAACACTGATCGCCCGCCAGACTGAGGTGACCGGTGACCTGCATTTTCGCGGCAACCTGGTGATCGAGGGTAAAGTGAAGGGTAACGTCAGTGCCCACAGCGACAGCGATGCGCGTCTGCAAATCGTCGATGGCGGCGAGGTAGAGGGCGAGATCCGCGTACCGCACGTGGTCATCAATGGCACAGTGAAAGGCGACGTATACGCCGCCCGCCACCTGGAGCTGTCCTCCAAGGCGATGGTGGAAGGCAATGTGCACTACAAGCTGATCGAAATGGTGAAGGGTGCCCAGGTCAACGGTTCCCTGGTCTCCAATATCGACATCGATGCCACCAGTGAGACCCGCCTGCTGGAGCATGCCGAAGAGGCGGTCGCCGAAGTCGACTGA